AGGTGTCTCcttgtttctctctttccaTTCTTCCAGCAAATAACTGTCATACATTGCATCATGAAGTCCCAGTGATTAACAAAGAactagcaaaaaaaaaaatcaatactATAAATGCAGATAAGTTCAAAGAAATAATTGGAGGCAGCTAATTTTATAATCCATAATGGAAACAAAATGCAAAAAGTAGAAACGGCCAAAAGATAGTATCAGCAAATTACTATAAAACCTTTTTTATGAGAGAGCAAACTACCTTCATAACAGAGATAGAGGAATGCATACAAGGATAAGATTTCAACTAAAAGATTTAACGTGTTTGCTTGGGATGACTCATGATGTGGAAACACTCCCTAGACTCAACAGAGTGGCTCCTCCAAAGGCTATCAATGTTGGAATCTCACTGATAAGGAAGCAAATAAATTGGCATTTTTTGCTTCAAGCTTTGAACAAAATGAGACTCTGAATCACCTGGAGGATATCAAGGTTCAGTCACGATCGAAAAATGGGGTTTTTCAGTCAGCTCAACCATTATTGCACTTTCAGAAACATAAAATCTTCAACCTTGATCTGAATACAGTGTTAAGGGAAGTCAAAATCCcccaaaaagttaaaaagtgTTCTTATGAATCTGTTAGAAATGCTATTAGGATATTGAGGATATATTAGTAATTAAAGAGGAGGTGGTTATGGAGATTGGTTATAATAGATGGAGTGAGGAGGGAGAGAGTTGTGCATTACTTGGTAGTGATCAAGAGGGAGTGTGCAAATACCTCGAGAATTACTTCTTTatgttgtaatttatttggatATTGCAGTATAGTTATCCTTGGTATTTTCACATAATTTCTGAGTTCCTAACAGGAACCTAATCCAAGGCAAGCTTAACACAAATGAGCTTCAAAGAAGACTTTCAAGTTTCTTCATCTCCTCTGATTGGAGTGTTCTTTGCAAATCGGACTCAGAAAACCAGACTCACATTTTCGTCCACTGCTCTATAGCTTATGATTGTTGACTAATCAGCTCTCAGTTGTTGGTTGAGCTGGTGCTTTCCTAAGCCTCCTGTTTGCTTAGGTAACCAGCTGTGTATTGGTACCAGTTTTAAGGGCCGTTCAAAAATTCTTTGGACTAATGCAGTTAGCTCAGTACTGTGGTGTGTCCGGTCAGATAGGAATCACAGAATTCTTTAGGGGTCGGAATCTATTACTGCTAGTTTATGGAACCTAATTTGCCACCACGATGTCAGTCACAATTTCcttctaattatattttaattcacatCCATGGCAAAGGAGAGGTTGTTTGGAAACCCCTTGGCTTCATGGGGATATCTCATTTCCCTTCTCTTGTATATGCCTCATTGATCAATATATTTcagtttcttataaaagaaaaagtaataataaatactccAAAGTTTCTTTGCGTCCACACTCCGACACATTTCCTTTACAAAGACTGTCTCATAGgcctcttccttttcttttgaatggtTGACCAAGAAGAAAGTTGCTCTAGAGTCGTCATGGTTTTGTGTAAAAGCGGGTAAATGGTTAGCTagcaaaagagaaaagacATTTCTGCGAAGGAGCAGGAAGGAAAAGATGATCAAGGTTTTCCTTGCTTTACAGAGAAACGAAACTAGGTGACAAAGTTCTACTCTAATTTTTCCTCTTCAATAAATTTTGgctttattaaaagaataagagagaacaaaaaatcaaCTGCATACATAACCAAGCTAAAACAACACTGCAACGCAAAGTCTCTCCTGATACACTTTGTAAAGACAAATCCTCCTCCGATTCAAAATTatgttacatttttctttataaaagtgacAACCACTTCATTCCAAAAAAAACCAACTCTAACAGCCTAAGGGACAAGGTGTCCCCTTCACTAACAAAGAGAGGTTCCACGAATCCCAAGATACAAAACTATACTACTAAAATaacatcaacaaaaaaataataaaatatttagtactaaacTTTGATGTTTGTCTATGTGGACTCTAATCtatcaaaattacaaatttagacTTTGAGCTtacgaatttttttaaattcacaaATCTACTAAACACAAAACtaaaagtttatgattttattagacataaaatttaaatgtgtaTAATAAATCagttaatttttcaaatcctCAAACTTTTCAGTGATTTAtgagatataaaattgaaaatttagggtctattagacacttttaaaagtttagttCAAGGATTAAACAAGtaatttaacccaaaaaaagtaataaagcaacaagaaaaaattgtATTACAACAgccaaaagatttttttagaaaaaggccaacaaaaaaatttcaaatcagaaGATGAAAAGAGATCATTTGCAATATTGCAAATGAAGGCAAGTACTGAAAACACGTCTGAAGTCTCCATCAAACTTCTCAGTAAGGAATAGACTAATTATCAAGGCTGCCAAACTAACCATGAAAGCAAAGATTCACCTTCGTTCAGATAGCTTAGATACATTGTTCAAATCAATATATTGAActtaataaaaactataaaacaAACTAACCATGACGGTAAAGATTCACCTTTGGTTGGATAACTTAGATACACTGTTCAAACCAATACATTGAACTTTataaaaactacaaaaaaacaaaggaatacCTTTGGATGAGATTTTTAAGACCTGCGTGACTTCCTTTAATAGAATCCATATGCAATATACATGGTACTTTCATTGACTTCGTCAGGTCTTCATCTGTAACAAGACAGAAGTTATGACTGATGGGAGACACATATTGCCCCAATGAATGAAGAACTTACCGCTATATCTAGCCACTTCACCAGGATGGCATATGACCATTAAGCTCCAATGAAGGCTGttataataaacatttaaGTTTGAGATACCCACTTCTAGTGATGTTTAGCTTAAGACACAAGGAAACATGGTTCCTGAAGAGAAAAATCTTACTTGAAGTTTATAGGAATGAAGATATAATCCTTTTCAAATAAATCCACTTTCCGTGTCCATTTCCGAACGCGTAGAAAAGCAGCTCTGCCATCTGAAGCACTAGATGGATCTTTATCAAGGTCTGCCAGCTTCCTAAAGAAAAAGCTATTGAAGAAGTGAAATCTATGCTTATCCTGGGGATCTATCTGGCTCTTCAAATACCTGACAATCAATTCCATTTAGAAAGGGCGTGTTCCATCATTTGCAATAAAAGTTAGTTAAAATGAAAACCAGTCATCCAAGCAAGGTAATGgtgaaaattaaagaattgtGGATCAGCACTTCTTTAAATGAGAAGCTGGAAATCCCAACATCACTAGGAGAATGTACAGGGGGGAAACCTCTAATAGTAACAGTATTCAATCATGATTACAAGAAATCACTATATAATTTGACTCACTGGATGTAAAAGTCAATGATTGTGTCATTGACAAATGTCTCTGGTTGTAACAAGTCAACATCCCTTTTACTGATGGAAACGGCATCTGGATCTCCTTTGGGATAGACAACTTCTTCAAAAGGCTCATCAAAGCTGCAAAAAGGCTCATTTAAATtggaaggggaaaaaagatGGTCACCACCAGATAATATACTCAAGTTCATGCATTGATCATCGAATAAAATAGAGCATACTTTACAATTACAAATAGAAGGTGAACAAAGATTGATCCGCATGCATGACATTTCAAATCTCATAGCATAGTAAACATGAGAATTTTTTactcaaaactaaaaaaaaattagtttgagtagatacaaataaaatttcaaataaactaACCAAATGTATTAAAATATGAAGACTAGCTTTAAAAAACGGAAAAGTAGAAAATTCCACTCACTTGGGAAAATAATGTCTTTGTCCACctaaatcatcatcatcagtTCCTATGCCCGCACTACAAGACATAATAGAGGTAGGCAATAAATCAATGAACAAGGGAGACCAATATACGTCAAAGGGAATGACAACAAAGTTTATTGGAGAATGCAACCAGTCATGCATGTTACCTGAGAGACATATTTCGGATAGCCGTCTCAACCATAAAATGAAGAACGTAAACTGTGATACTTCTTTAGAATATACCGCATAAACTGATGTATTGACGTGTTGCCAAGTTTATAacttctattttaaaaaattgcatAATGATCAACAATATAGTGAGAAGGAAACACAGATAACATACTCGAGAGACATATTCCAAATAGCCATGTATCTGGAATCCAAAGATCtgattttttgttgtttctcaGACCAGTAAGAATCAACAAGAACAATCTTTACTTCCTTAATGCCTGGACCAAGTTCATAGGCAATATTAGTTAAGCTAACAAAACGAAAGATATTTATCACATTATTAAGAACACTGATGACATGACACAAGAAAAAACCAATGAGAACGTCTGGAAGAATGCAAATGTTAGCAACgatataattgaaattctATCAAATGTTTATGCAACTGAAATCTAATTCCAAAATCTCGATGTACTTTTGCAGAAGTCCACTGACCAGAAGTGTCACACGAATTATCACATTGACCAGCATCTTTTGATATAACATGGAGCTTGATCATCACATATTCAACCTGCATGCCAAACGAAAAACTGGCAAATCACGACAATGTTAACTCAAATATCAtgaaatttagtttctaaaaaatagttataagCACTCACTCTTTGAAAGCACTGACACTCAATATCAATGAGATCGTCTACTCTCCATTCAAGGTTAAGGAATTCATTGCTTCCATAATCAGCAAAACCATTAATTTTGATGGCATTAGGTGAAAAGGTTAACGAGGGACTGGCACAGTAAAAATCTCCATATACAATATAATCGGGATATAGGACAACCTCCTTGTTAAGATCATCCTATAAATTGAACGGAGAAAAGCTTCAGTACCCAAATGCATATATTCTGGACAATGAAATTGGATGACTAGAATCTGCCTAtcttcaaaggaaaaaaaaaataagaaacatgTTCTGCTGAAGTAATCAATGCTACATCCTAAGTTGTAAACAGTTTTATTACCCAAAAAAAGGTGAAGTTAGACATACCAGaattataattacaaaagtaaCTTGATAAAAACACTCCAGAATAAAAGAAGATGCATAATGTTTCACTAATTCAATTCTTTCTTCCTAACCTAACGAGTGTTTTTCCCTTCAAACATACTTTCAGAATAAGAGGAAACTATAGTCTCCTTCAAGATTACAAACAACATGAACATCTTGACAACCTACAGacagttaataattaaaaagtccTGGATTCCCAGCAAacacaaatgaaaaattggatgtaagtttcaaaaaaaatttaagacgTGTGCGTGAACCTTTTCCCTTTGTTTAAATCATCACAAGGAACAAACTTACCATTTCATTGTCGGATGAGCAATTATCTAAATACTTCCCGTTCAATAAAACTGAAATGAGGCCAAAAACATATGGTCAGACATTGAATTTGAGTAAGTTAAGAGAGAGTTCTTTTGAGAACAGGTTTTATTCAGTGCAACTCTTGCAAGTTATATATGAAGCAAATActtggaaaaatatatttgcagAGGATGGTCATCAGGTCGATGGAAGATCTGTTATCCAGGTTTTCAAATTGAAGGAGGAAATATAAgttttttcaaattcctttttctgGTTGAACTGGGTAATGACCATTCGTACAAAGATTtgaacagagaaaaaaattgaaacttctTGTAATAAGAGGAAGGAGAGTGGCAAGGTGTCAAGACCATGGTGTCTACTAACAAAGCTATTACAAACGTGTTCTTACTGTTCAATTCAGTTGATTGgagggtttttttctttctttcattctttccttctttcttacCATCAGTCCCCTTTCATAATCTTTCTTATTGATGCAATTCCTATCTGAGAAAGAACAACCAAAAGAATGTTGAAGCAAATACAGTATACAGAACATACCACCATCCTCTACAGTTTCTGAAGGAGGGCTCATTGAAGAATTCCCATTCATGCTTCCATTAGGATCTGAGAGTGCATCAATTGGCTCCCTCTATAAATTGCAAAAAAGTGTTAATCGAACATGACTAATACTCATCTatatcttaaaagaaaacatgtcCAGAAAGCAGAAAGAAGAGTACTTCAGCATTAAACTCAGGAAGGGTGCAATTTAACCCCAGGATAGGACTTTGAGAGCTAGATCCAATTTTGTCAAGTTCAGAGCCAAGGCTTCCTGTCACATGACCATCTACTTGCACAAACATATCTTGCGAATGGCTCTTCAATTCTGATTCTGTATTGGCATCCAATTGATATTTCCCTTCTTCCATGATAAATTGCTCTTTAGTTGTGCCCGAGGGTATATGTGAAATACCATTGTCACAACCACGATTACATTTGCCCAAATCAACATCCATATGTGGATTTTTAATCTCCTTCCCTTCAACAACGAACCCATTGGCCACAGTTAATTTATCTTCATCAAATAAAATGGATGACAATCAACAGAGAGAAAATATTGAAGGTAGCCAAAAATGAATTACTGCTCTGGCATAGCATTGTTGAACGAGCATTCATCAAAGAAGAGACATAATAAGAAAGCACTTCTGGAATGATACTTAGACAAAGACAAGCCACAGTGAGAACTGAATAAAAAGCacaataatatatgtttttctttcagcTATTAAGAATGCAAGATACATGATATATTTAAACATATGCATTACCATATCAATCTTCCCTAATTTATAACACCGACATTGCCCTTCgataagtttttttctttttcctttctttttttttttttttttttgaaggaaagatgaaaaaatattgttcCAGAAATCCTCTTCAGACGCCGAACCTCCAGAGGAATCGAAGTCATTACTAGCTACCTCTTTTGATAGCGTACAAGTTAGCCGCGGAGTGAAGGGATAAAAATGCACTTTAGTGACCACATATCAATTTGATTCCCTATTTGAAGTAAACGCTTTACAGCAATCAGCGATGATACCACGTAGTGAAACACTCACAAACAGATTAACATGTCGACAGAAATATTAGTTCAATTCGCTGGGTTACCATTCAATATGTTTCAAATTCGTCTGTATTCGCCAAAAATCGACAACAAAGAACCGCTTAACATTCTATGGACTGCTCCACGATCTCCCTAGGGCAAAGAACTAACGGAATCAACACAGCGCTCAACTTTCTCTATACATAACTCCAGAAAACTCCCTAAATCATCTATGCCAGAGAAGCGAGACTCTGTTTTCAGTCAAAATTAAGAATTCGCGTCCAACTATCTCCTACAGGTATTTgcagagaaataaaaaaacgaaaatgaaATAGTTTCCAGTTCAGGAGAACCTACCACATTCCAGAAATTCATACTTCAAAACAGCGTTAGTGtcgagattagggtttttgaatTTGCTGAGACGCTTCTCGGAGATCAATTCGGGAAGCTCGTCTTCTTCGGTGAAATCGAAAACTTCAAGGCCTTTGACGGAAGCGTTCTTCATGGTGAGGAGAGAGCGAAACGGAAGATCGGTGAGTTCAAACGAGTGGAAGAAACTCAGTGGGTTGACATTCGCAAATTTGAGCGCAAGCTCCGATGAACAGGGGAGGCGAAGTTTCACTCAAGGCAGATTGTGTCAAAGCTTTGGCCCACTTGGTTTGCTGCAAATGGAACCACTTAGAGTCTAAAGATGAAGCAGCTCAATGTTTGTTCacacctttatttatttaccggtcaaaaatacttttaaattttttaagatttattaatatttaaaataacaaaaaaaatatattttttcaaaattatctttaaacttaaaagataaaaaaaatcaaaaatacccttccatttcatttaaattgtgtcctctttcggcttaCCACTTTTGAGGCCCAGCGTcgggcactcgttcctttctccaacccATCGTCCTTACTAACACATCACATCGTGTCTATCCCTTCGGGTGAAGGCGagtggcactcgttcctttctccaacccaacgtccttactgacacatcacatcgtgtctaccccttcaGGTGAAGGCGAGTGGCACTCGCTCCTTTCTCCAACCCAAcatccttactagcacatcgcatcgtgtctaccccttcggGTGAAGGCGAAaaggctagcacatcgtcccgtgtctggctctaatatcattggtaacagatattgtcctctttgggcttttccttttgagcttcccctcaatgctttaaaatgtgggaaggtttccacacccttataaatggtgttttgttctcctcccccggCTGCGACATCACAGAACCAAACAGTTAGtaccattttaaaatccttaaatttttagaagaacaaaaatagagACAATTTATGACGTGTAGGTGTAAATAGATTATTTATGTCAAGCATATtgcccataaaaaaaaaataattttttttaagaaaggtGGGAGGgttgatattaattttaaaattttatgaatatttttaatcattttttttagttaaatggtactaataaaactttttaaagtcacagtgtataattaaaataatatttatatttcgaagatattttttaaaccatacAACTAAgagtatttaaatttaaattttatgttgaatcttttaaaaatttaaatatattttttcatatttgaatgaatcctaaaattttaatttaataaaatttgattcaaaatacatgattaaaattttattaaacactTT
The nucleotide sequence above comes from Cucurbita pepo subsp. pepo cultivar mu-cu-16 chromosome LG11, ASM280686v2, whole genome shotgun sequence. Encoded proteins:
- the LOC111805344 gene encoding probable ubiquitin-like-specific protease 2B isoform X3, which encodes MKNASVKGLEVFDFTEEDELPELISEKRLSKFKNPNLDTNAVLKYEFLECDKLTVANGFVVEGKEIKNPHMDVDLGKCNRGCDNGISHIPSGTTKEQFIMEEGKYQLDANTESELKSHSQDMFVQVDGHVTGSLGSELDKIGSSSQSPILGLNCTLPEFNAEREPIDALSDPNGSMNGNSSMSPPSETVEDGVLLNGKYLDNCSSDNEMDDLNKEVVLYPDYIVYGDFYCASPSLTFSPNAIKINGFADYGSNEFLNLEWRVDDLIDIECQCFQRVEYVMIKLHVISKDAGQCDNSCDTSGIKEVKIVLVDSYWSEKQQKIRSLDSRYMAIWNMSLDAGIGTDDDDLGGQRHYFPNFDEPFEEVVYPKGDPDAVSISKRDVDLLQPETFVNDTIIDFYIQYLKSQIDPQDKHRFHFFNSFFFRKLADLDKDPSSASDGRAAFLRVRKWTRKVDLFEKDYIFIPINFNLHWSLMVICHPGEVARYSDEDLTKSMKVPCILHMDSIKGSHAGLKNLIQSYLLEEWKERNKETPEDISTKFKNLRFLPLELNVDWFPPAEAYLKRTLIQRLIFEILENRSREMSTAACSDELLSKFPSNNEDETGVELLLERGSPAVACNHNLSSSQAVDGIEITLLSESSSRPNHFIDGSGLVVRELFEPGASNGSLLGDYQSFAQTSSYFDTNATVLEDDADAETGDRFMYLPPVQDGLQPIDAMASQACRFPCSSIGLESKASFDLCMSIQPERGRGIASSSAEDLEDVGIIESCKVREASPGNKEERNRKRPLSHEKENLEPVAERPTSAATTVQDVDTIVISQDTNMGSNDSEPPLCEDTLIASPCLDEATKTDVEHDDSPVVVSITEVNLDEEPPAKKPRHSPYPEETSKSVEEGLSDGADT
- the LOC111805344 gene encoding probable ubiquitin-like-specific protease 2B isoform X2, with translation MKNASVKGLEVFDFTEEDELPELISEKRLSKFKNPNLDTNAVLKYEFLECGKEIKNPHMDVDLGKCNRGCDNGISHIPSGTTKEQFIMEEGKYQLDANTESELKSHSQDMFVQVDGHVTGSLGSELDKIGSSSQSPILGLNCTLPEFNAEREPIDALSDPNGSMNGNSSMSPPSETVEDGVLLNGKYLDNCSSDNEMDDLNKEVVLYPDYIVYGDFYCASPSLTFSPNAIKINGFADYGSNEFLNLEWRVDDLIDIECQCFQRVEYVMIKLHVISKDAGQCDNSCDTSGIKEVKIVLVDSYWSEKQQKIRSLDSRYMAIWNMSLDAGIGTDDDDLGGQRHYFPNFDEPFEEVVYPKGDPDAVSISKRDVDLLQPETFVNDTIIDFYIQYLKSQIDPQDKHRFHFFNSFFFRKLADLDKDPSSASDGRAAFLRVRKWTRKVDLFEKDYIFIPINFNLHWSLMVICHPGEVARYSDEDLTKSMKVPCILHMDSIKGSHAGLKNLIQSYLLEEWKERNKETPEDISTKFKNLRFLPLELPQQENSFDCGLFLLHYLELFLAEAPLNFSPFKIFKLSKFLNVDWFPPAEAYLKRTLIQRLIFEILENRSREMSTAACSDELLSKFPSNNEDETGVELLLERGSPAVACNHNLSSSQAVDGIEITLLSESSSRPNHFIDGSGLVVRELFEPGASNGSLLGDYQSFAQTSSYFDTNATVLEDDADAETGDRFMYLPPVQDGLQPIDAMASQACRFPCSSIGLESKASFDLCMSIQPERGRGIASSSAEDLEDVGIIESCKVREASPGNKEERNRKRPLSHEKENLEPVAERPTSAATTVQDVDTIVISQDTNMGSNDSEPPLCEDTLIASPCLDEATKTDVEHDDSPVVVSITEVNLDEEPPAKKPRHSPYPEETSKSVEEGLSDGADT
- the LOC111805344 gene encoding probable ubiquitin-like-specific protease 2B isoform X1, translating into MKNASVKGLEVFDFTEEDELPELISEKRLSKFKNPNLDTNAVLKYEFLECDKLTVANGFVVEGKEIKNPHMDVDLGKCNRGCDNGISHIPSGTTKEQFIMEEGKYQLDANTESELKSHSQDMFVQVDGHVTGSLGSELDKIGSSSQSPILGLNCTLPEFNAEREPIDALSDPNGSMNGNSSMSPPSETVEDGVLLNGKYLDNCSSDNEMDDLNKEVVLYPDYIVYGDFYCASPSLTFSPNAIKINGFADYGSNEFLNLEWRVDDLIDIECQCFQRVEYVMIKLHVISKDAGQCDNSCDTSGIKEVKIVLVDSYWSEKQQKIRSLDSRYMAIWNMSLDAGIGTDDDDLGGQRHYFPNFDEPFEEVVYPKGDPDAVSISKRDVDLLQPETFVNDTIIDFYIQYLKSQIDPQDKHRFHFFNSFFFRKLADLDKDPSSASDGRAAFLRVRKWTRKVDLFEKDYIFIPINFNLHWSLMVICHPGEVARYSDEDLTKSMKVPCILHMDSIKGSHAGLKNLIQSYLLEEWKERNKETPEDISTKFKNLRFLPLELPQQENSFDCGLFLLHYLELFLAEAPLNFSPFKIFKLSKFLNVDWFPPAEAYLKRTLIQRLIFEILENRSREMSTAACSDELLSKFPSNNEDETGVELLLERGSPAVACNHNLSSSQAVDGIEITLLSESSSRPNHFIDGSGLVVRELFEPGASNGSLLGDYQSFAQTSSYFDTNATVLEDDADAETGDRFMYLPPVQDGLQPIDAMASQACRFPCSSIGLESKASFDLCMSIQPERGRGIASSSAEDLEDVGIIESCKVREASPGNKEERNRKRPLSHEKENLEPVAERPTSAATTVQDVDTIVISQDTNMGSNDSEPPLCEDTLIASPCLDEATKTDVEHDDSPVVVSITEVNLDEEPPAKKPRHSPYPEETSKSVEEGLSDGADT